In Caldicellulosiruptor obsidiansis OB47, a single window of DNA contains:
- the nadC gene encoding carboxylating nicotinate-nucleotide diphosphorylase produces the protein MLNFLVIDKIIKDALIEDMPYGDITTDLLIPQESTSNAVLLAKENGILCGIDVAKRVFEILDGNIKFEKLKADGEFINKGDVLAKIDGSTRAILKGERLALNLLQRMSGIATFTNMLAQKIKGYKATVTDTRKTIPLLRMLDKYAVFVGGGKNHRYSLSDAVLIKDNHIKAVGSISEAIKRAKENVPHTMKVEIEVRNMQEFEEALLSGADIIMLDHFTVDEMRKAVEKAGGRVLIEASGNINIDNIEEIAKTGIDIISVGSITHSVKSLDISLDFVD, from the coding sequence ATGCTGAATTTTTTGGTGATTGATAAAATTATTAAGGATGCACTGATAGAGGATATGCCATATGGGGATATTACTACAGATTTATTAATTCCGCAGGAGAGCACATCAAATGCTGTTTTATTGGCTAAAGAGAATGGAATTTTATGTGGGATAGATGTGGCAAAGAGGGTATTTGAGATACTAGATGGCAACATAAAATTTGAAAAGTTAAAAGCTGATGGAGAATTTATAAACAAGGGTGATGTTTTGGCTAAAATAGATGGTAGCACCCGGGCAATCTTGAAGGGCGAAAGGCTTGCTTTAAATTTGTTGCAAAGGATGAGCGGGATTGCAACATTTACAAATATGCTTGCGCAAAAGATAAAAGGGTACAAGGCGACTGTGACTGATACTCGAAAGACCATTCCTCTTTTGAGAATGCTTGATAAATACGCTGTTTTTGTTGGTGGTGGCAAAAATCACAGATACTCCTTATCTGATGCGGTGTTAATTAAAGATAATCATATAAAGGCTGTTGGAAGCATATCAGAGGCTATAAAAAGGGCGAAAGAGAATGTTCCACATACAATGAAGGTTGAAATAGAAGTGCGTAATATGCAGGAGTTTGAAGAGGCATTGTTATCAGGTGCGGATATAATTATGCTTGACCATTTTACGGTGGATGAGATGAGAAAGGCTGTTGAAAAAGCTGGGGGAAGAGTGTTGATAGAAGCATCTGGAAATATAAATATTGATAACATTGAAGAGATTGCAAAAACAGGTATTGACATTATTTCTGTTGGGAGCATTACGCATTCAGTAAAAAGCCTTGATATTAGCCTTGATTTTGTAGATTAA
- the nadB gene encoding L-aspartate oxidase: protein MTEFKRFCIEFDSNSDEVLNFDVVIIGTGVAGLYTAVNLDKRLKTALVTKETMQVSNTNLAQGGIAAPLSHDDSPDIHYMDTIRAGSGLCDSHMVRILVDEAIENINILLKMNIPFDLDDEGEIILGQEGAHSRRRIIHASGDATGRIVSEHLGHVVKSYKNVTIFENAFLVDILTDEQNNAIGVLLKIKNKKVILFSNNIVLASGGYGYLYKYTTNPEVTTGDGCAAAVRCGAKVVDMELVQFHPTVLYHERNKSFLISEAVRGEGGLLYNSFGERFMPKYHPLAELAPRDIVSRSIYFELQRTGSENVFLDITHLDANFIRKRFPNIYQKCLELGIDITKQRIPVAPAQHYSMGGVLSDEFGRTTVENLFVCGEAAGTRVHGANRLASNSLLEGLVFGRRIAQYINSRSQKNVKHIAICHRSLSKKDFDLNVATEIEGLRSKMSEHAGIVRTKEGLEKLIDYIVSRLEMLNAMKLGSQKEIEYYNMLIIGYILANAALMRKESRGSHYRKDFPYQDDVNWKKHLVYSKTCGWEEIF, encoded by the coding sequence TTGACAGAGTTTAAAAGGTTTTGCATTGAATTTGACTCTAATAGTGATGAGGTTTTAAATTTTGATGTAGTGATTATTGGAACAGGTGTTGCAGGGTTATACACTGCAGTCAATCTTGACAAAAGACTAAAAACTGCTCTTGTAACAAAAGAAACCATGCAGGTTAGCAATACCAATTTAGCCCAAGGCGGGATTGCAGCACCGCTTAGTCATGATGACAGTCCTGACATACACTATATGGATACAATAAGAGCAGGCAGTGGTCTTTGTGATTCGCATATGGTAAGAATTTTGGTTGATGAGGCTATTGAAAATATAAATATTCTGCTTAAGATGAATATTCCGTTTGATTTAGATGACGAGGGTGAAATTATTTTAGGTCAGGAAGGAGCACACAGCCGACGAAGGATTATCCATGCAAGTGGAGATGCAACAGGAAGAATTGTGTCTGAGCATTTAGGACATGTAGTAAAGTCGTATAAAAACGTTACAATATTTGAAAATGCTTTTCTGGTTGATATACTCACCGATGAACAGAACAATGCCATAGGAGTTTTGCTAAAGATAAAGAATAAGAAGGTCATTTTATTTTCAAACAACATTGTTCTGGCATCTGGTGGCTATGGATATTTGTACAAATACACAACAAACCCTGAGGTGACAACAGGCGATGGCTGTGCTGCAGCTGTAAGGTGTGGAGCAAAGGTTGTGGATATGGAACTTGTGCAGTTTCATCCCACAGTGCTTTATCATGAAAGAAATAAGAGCTTTTTAATATCCGAGGCAGTAAGAGGCGAAGGCGGTCTTCTTTACAATAGTTTTGGTGAAAGGTTTATGCCTAAGTATCATCCTCTTGCAGAGCTTGCACCAAGAGATATTGTTTCTCGTAGTATATACTTTGAGCTGCAAAGGACAGGTTCTGAAAACGTATTTCTCGACATTACTCATCTTGATGCTAACTTTATAAGAAAGAGATTTCCTAATATATATCAAAAATGTTTGGAACTTGGTATCGATATTACAAAACAGAGAATTCCTGTTGCACCTGCGCAGCATTATAGTATGGGCGGGGTGCTTTCTGACGAGTTTGGCAGAACCACTGTGGAAAACCTTTTTGTATGTGGTGAGGCAGCAGGGACACGTGTTCATGGAGCAAACAGGCTTGCATCAAATTCACTTTTAGAAGGTCTTGTTTTTGGAAGAAGAATAGCTCAATATATCAACAGCAGGTCACAAAAAAATGTGAAACATATAGCAATCTGCCATAGAAGCTTGAGTAAAAAGGATTTTGATTTGAACGTAGCCACCGAGATTGAAGGTTTGAGAAGTAAAATGAGTGAGCATGCAGGGATTGTGCGAACAAAAGAAGGACTTGAAAAGTTGATTGATTACATTGTCTCAAGGTTAGAGATGTTAAATGCAATGAAGCTTGGCTCGCAAAAAGAGATAGAATATTACAATATGCTCATAATAGGATACATTCTGGCAAATGCTGCGCTGATGAGAAAAGAGAGCAGAGGTTCTCATTACAGAAAAGATTTCCCGTATCAAGATGATGTCAACTGGAAAAAGCATTTGGTATACTCAAAGACTTGCGGATGGGAGGAAATCTTTTAA
- the nadA gene encoding quinolinate synthase NadA — protein MNIEELKNEIYKLKRKKNALIVAHNYQIDEVQEIADFVGDSFYLSKVCAERPEEVIVFCGVHFMAESAKILSPHKKVLLPEIDAGCPLADMVTAEDVENLKKKYPDYSIVCYINSPASVKAKSDVICTSSNAVKIVREFPNDKIIFLPDKNLGSFVKKQVPEKDIILWEGFCITHYKIKKEDVEKAKSAHPNALVLVHPECRPEVVELADFVGSTKQIIDFATASKEKEFIIGTEMGVLYSLKKLNPDKKFYILHPGMICPNMKKNTLQSVRDALLYERYQIEVEEEIMQGAKKALAKMLEMG, from the coding sequence TTGAATATAGAAGAGCTTAAAAATGAAATTTACAAGCTCAAGAGAAAAAAGAACGCTTTGATAGTTGCTCACAATTACCAAATTGATGAAGTGCAGGAGATTGCTGATTTTGTGGGCGACTCTTTTTATCTTAGCAAAGTGTGCGCTGAACGTCCTGAAGAAGTTATAGTATTTTGTGGAGTTCACTTTATGGCTGAGAGTGCAAAGATACTTTCGCCACATAAAAAGGTGCTGTTGCCAGAGATAGATGCTGGATGTCCTCTTGCTGATATGGTGACTGCAGAAGATGTTGAAAATTTAAAAAAGAAATATCCTGATTATTCAATTGTGTGTTATATTAACTCTCCTGCTTCTGTCAAAGCAAAATCAGATGTTATCTGTACTTCATCAAATGCTGTGAAAATTGTAAGGGAATTTCCCAATGACAAAATAATTTTTTTGCCAGACAAAAACTTAGGAAGTTTTGTTAAAAAACAGGTGCCTGAAAAAGACATCATTTTATGGGAAGGATTTTGTATTACTCATTACAAGATTAAAAAAGAAGATGTTGAAAAAGCGAAGTCTGCGCATCCAAATGCTTTGGTTTTGGTCCATCCTGAGTGTAGACCAGAAGTGGTTGAGCTTGCTGACTTTGTCGGAAGTACAAAACAGATAATAGATTTTGCTACTGCTTCAAAAGAAAAAGAGTTTATTATCGGAACAGAGATGGGAGTACTGTACAGTTTAAAGAAGCTGAATCCCGACAAGAAGTTTTATATTCTTCATCCAGGGATGATTTGTCCTAATATGAAGAAGAATACCTTGCAATCGGTAAGAGATGCTCTATTGTATGAGAGATACCAGATAGAAGTTGAAGAAGAAATTATGCAAGGTGCGAAAAAAGCACTTGCTAAGATGCTTGAAATGGGTTAA